A genomic segment from Salvelinus alpinus chromosome 8, SLU_Salpinus.1, whole genome shotgun sequence encodes:
- the LOC139583820 gene encoding regulator of G-protein signaling 20-like, which produces MGSERLEMRKRQMQMHQETAASVLQSQHRMGNMPTNTSNACCFCWCCCCSCSCLTVMTEDERIQRNTYERRTEGIANYDDSPKPTLEDATMWTMSFERLMKSPAGRGCFRQFLRTEFSEENMMFWLACEELKKETNKTVVEEKVRQIYEGFISILSPKEVSLDSRVRDVINKNMLEPTSHTFEDAQQQIYTLMQRDSYPRYMNSTAYADLLQDLEEPPPATEP; this is translated from the exons ATGGGGTCAGAGCGGCTGGAGATGCGCAAGAGACAGATGCAAATGCACCAGGAAACCGCGGCCAGTGTCCTCCAATCACAGCACAGGATGGGGAACATGCCCACCAACACCTCCAATGCCTGTTGTTTCTGCTGGTGTTGCTGCTGCAGCTGCTCCTG TCTGACTGTTATGACAGAGGATGAGAGGATTCAAAGAAACACCtatgagaggaggacagagggaatCGCAAACTATGACGACAG CCCCAAGCCTACTCTGGAGGATGCGACAATGTGGACCATGTCGTTTGAGAGGCTGATGAAGAGCCCCGCAGGGCGGGGCTGCTTCCGACAGTTCCTAAGGACAGAGTTTAGTGAAGAGAACATGATGTTCTGGTTGGCCTGCGAAGAGCTCAAAAAGGAGACCAACAAAACTGTGGTGGAGGAGAAAGTACGACAGATCTATGAGGGCTTCATTTCTATCCTCTCCCCTAAAGAG GTGAGTTTGGACTCACGTGTTCGAGACGTGATCAACAAGAACATGCTGGAGCCCACGTCCCACACGTTTGAGGACGCCCAGCAGCAGATCTACACGCTGATGCAGAGAGACTCATACCCACGCTACATGAACTCTACAGCGTATGCAGATTTACTGCAGGACCTGGAAGAACCCCCACCTGCCACAGAGCCATAG
- the LOC139583821 gene encoding acyl-protein thioesterase 1-like: MSPKPKSATGCMCGNNMSLPLPAIVPAARKATAAVIFLHGLSDTGNVWAEAFAGIQTPHVKNMCPHAPIKPLTLNVGISKPSWFDIIRLQTDAEEDEAGIKQASEKIKTLIDQEVKNGITSHRIVLGGFSQVD; this comes from the exons atgtcgcctaaacctaaatccgccactggtTGTATGTGCGGTAATAATATGTCATTGCCGTTGCCTGCTATTGTACCTGCCGCTCGGAAAGCTACTGCAGCG GTGATATTTCTTCATGGCCTGAGTGACACTGG CAATGTCTGGGCAGAGGCCTTTGCTGGGATCCAGACACCACATGTGAAAAACATGTGTCCTCACGC TCCAATCAAGCCTCTTACATTAAACGTGGGCATATCCAAGCCTTCCTG GTTTGACATCATCAGATTGCAAACAGATGCAGAGGAAGACGAAGCTGGTATTAAACAGGCTTCAGAGAAAA TTAAAACGCTGATTGATCAAGAAGTGAAGAATGGAATAACATCCCACAGAATTGTTCTTGGTGGGTTTTCTCAGGTAGACTAG